A window of the Coprobacter fastidiosus genome harbors these coding sequences:
- a CDS encoding glycoside hydrolase family 3 N-terminal domain-containing protein, translating to MKTRDKNTMLKKCMLIAGSVFLAGQMAFAKGNKGSIYHDGWIDFNKNGEMDIFENPKQPIEKRVQDLLSQMNLDEKTCQLATLYGYKRVMSDSLPTPEWKNKIWKDGIANIDEQLNGVGRGAKIAQDLIYPFSKHAEAINKTQKWFIEETRLGIPVDFSNETIHGLNHTKATPLPAPIGIGSTWNAPLVYKAGSIAGKEAKALGYTNIYAPILDLARDPRWGRVLECYGEDPFLVATLGTQMVKGIQEQGVAATLKHFAVYSVPKGGRDGSVRTDPHVAPREMHQMHLYPFKKVIQDANPMGVMSSYNDWDGVPVTASYYFLTQLLRQEFGFDGYVVSDSDAVEYVYNKHHVAETYEEAVRMVLEAGLNVRTTFAAPDIFILPARKLVKEGRLSMKVIDERVADVLRVKFRLGLFDQPFVADPKAADKIVGADKNKDFVLDIQRQSLVLLKNENNLLPLDKNKLSRILITGPLAKEENYMVSRYGPQELENITVYEGIKNYLGNKVAVDYALGCKVKDAKWPESEIIHSPLTTEEQQEIQNAVEKAKLSDIVIAVLGEDEESTGESKSRSGLDLPGRQQQLLEALYATGKPIVLVLINGQPLTINWADRYIPAILEAWFPGQMGGTAIAETLFGDYNPGGKLPVTFPKTLGQIELNFPFKPASQSKQPEAGPNGYGKTRVNGALYPFGFGLSYTTFEYSNLKVSPEKQGPKGDIQVSFDITNTGKRAGDEIVQLYVKDKVSSVISYESLLRGFKRVSLQPGETKNIQFTLHPEDLEILDINMNWNVEPGEFEVRIGASSEDIKLKKSFRIVAEGIQANN from the coding sequence ATGAAAACACGCGACAAAAACACTATGCTGAAAAAATGTATGCTAATCGCCGGAAGCGTTTTTCTGGCAGGGCAAATGGCTTTTGCCAAAGGGAACAAAGGTTCTATTTATCATGACGGTTGGATCGATTTCAACAAAAATGGGGAAATGGATATATTCGAAAATCCTAAGCAACCGATCGAAAAAAGAGTGCAAGATTTATTATCCCAAATGAATCTGGACGAAAAGACCTGTCAACTGGCAACTTTATATGGATATAAAAGGGTAATGAGCGACTCGTTACCGACTCCGGAATGGAAAAATAAAATTTGGAAAGACGGAATCGCCAATATCGATGAACAATTGAACGGAGTCGGTCGTGGAGCGAAAATCGCCCAAGACCTGATCTATCCTTTCAGCAAACATGCCGAGGCAATCAACAAAACCCAAAAATGGTTTATCGAAGAGACTCGTCTGGGTATTCCGGTAGATTTTTCCAACGAAACAATCCACGGACTCAATCATACAAAAGCGACTCCCCTGCCCGCACCTATCGGCATAGGAAGTACATGGAACGCACCTTTGGTCTACAAAGCCGGATCAATTGCGGGAAAAGAAGCCAAAGCCCTCGGATATACCAACATATATGCACCAATATTAGATCTTGCCAGAGATCCCCGCTGGGGACGTGTTCTTGAATGTTATGGAGAAGATCCCTTTCTTGTCGCTACACTCGGAACACAGATGGTTAAAGGTATTCAAGAACAAGGTGTGGCAGCAACTCTAAAACACTTTGCCGTATATAGCGTTCCCAAAGGTGGGCGGGACGGCAGTGTACGCACCGATCCTCATGTTGCGCCCCGGGAAATGCACCAAATGCATCTGTACCCGTTCAAAAAAGTAATCCAAGACGCCAACCCGATGGGAGTCATGAGCAGTTATAACGACTGGGACGGCGTTCCGGTTACCGCAAGTTATTACTTCTTGACCCAGTTACTTCGTCAAGAATTCGGATTCGACGGTTATGTAGTCAGTGACAGCGATGCGGTAGAGTATGTATATAACAAACATCATGTCGCCGAAACTTATGAAGAAGCCGTGAGAATGGTTCTTGAAGCCGGTCTCAACGTAAGAACGACTTTTGCCGCACCAGATATTTTCATTCTGCCTGCCCGAAAATTGGTAAAAGAGGGACGATTATCGATGAAAGTCATAGACGAACGTGTCGCTGACGTCTTACGGGTAAAATTCCGTCTCGGACTTTTCGACCAACCCTTTGTCGCAGATCCTAAAGCTGCAGATAAAATCGTCGGAGCAGACAAGAACAAAGACTTTGTGCTCGATATACAACGTCAATCTTTGGTTCTTCTAAAAAACGAAAATAATTTATTGCCTCTCGATAAAAACAAGTTGTCCCGAATACTGATCACCGGACCGCTTGCCAAAGAAGAAAATTATATGGTAAGCCGTTACGGACCTCAAGAACTGGAAAATATCACGGTATATGAAGGTATTAAAAACTATCTCGGAAATAAAGTTGCTGTCGATTACGCTTTAGGCTGTAAGGTTAAAGATGCCAAATGGCCGGAAAGCGAAATAATACATTCTCCGCTGACGACAGAAGAACAGCAAGAAATACAAAATGCCGTTGAAAAAGCAAAACTAAGCGATATTGTTATTGCCGTACTCGGTGAAGATGAAGAAAGTACCGGCGAAAGCAAATCTCGTTCAGGACTCGATTTACCGGGACGCCAGCAACAGCTTCTCGAAGCGTTATATGCTACAGGAAAACCGATCGTACTGGTTCTTATCAATGGACAACCGCTTACTATCAATTGGGCAGACCGTTATATTCCGGCAATTCTGGAAGCTTGGTTTCCCGGACAAATGGGAGGAACTGCCATTGCAGAAACTCTTTTCGGAGATTATAATCCGGGGGGGAAACTTCCGGTCACATTCCCCAAAACATTGGGACAGATCGAATTGAACTTCCCTTTCAAACCGGCCTCTCAGTCGAAACAGCCCGAAGCCGGACCGAATGGATACGGAAAAACACGGGTCAACGGGGCTTTGTATCCTTTCGGATTCGGACTCAGTTATACAACATTCGAATATTCCAATCTGAAAGTTTCTCCTGAGAAACAAGGTCCTAAAGGCGATATTCAGGTATCGTTCGATATCACGAATACAGGGAAAAGAGCCGGAGACGAAATCGTACAGTTATATGTAAAAGATAAAGTGAGCAGTGTAATCTCTTACGAATCTCTGTTACGAGGCTTCAAACGTGTTTCTCTGCAACCGGGAGAAACGAAAAACATACAATTCACTCTGCATCCCGAAGATCTCGAAATACTGGATATTAATATGAATTGGAACGTAGAACCGGGAGAATTTGAAGTTCGCATCGGAGCTTCATCCGAAGATATAAAACTAAAAAAGAGTTTCCGTATCGTAGCAGAAGGAATACAAGCAAATAATTGA